One stretch of Janibacter limosus DNA includes these proteins:
- a CDS encoding ComEA family DNA-binding protein: MSRASEPSLRVTEILDEAHHPRPLELPSTLATGRYAVSRQAIIGVALVVALAVALLGGRYVMARQDAAPQPVATGRASDVGGPSGGALPGATPTPVGDAATRGTASDAATGAGTKGAATTGAAARVTVHIVGEVERPGVVTLPAGSRVDDALDQAGGATSEADLTGVNLARPLVDGEQVVVPAPGERVVGAPGAGTGAASGGAGAAGAGGAGVGDAGAGGAAAELVNLNTADLATLETLPGVGPVLAQRILDWRTEHGQFTAVEELGEVSGIGDKIYAQLSPKVTV; this comes from the coding sequence ATGAGCCGCGCCAGCGAACCCTCCCTCCGGGTGACCGAGATCCTCGACGAGGCCCATCACCCGCGGCCGCTCGAGCTGCCCTCGACGCTCGCCACCGGCCGCTACGCCGTGAGCCGGCAGGCGATCATCGGTGTGGCGCTGGTCGTCGCGCTCGCCGTGGCGCTGCTCGGCGGGCGGTACGTCATGGCACGGCAGGACGCCGCCCCGCAGCCGGTGGCGACGGGTCGAGCGAGCGACGTCGGTGGTCCCAGCGGCGGCGCGCTCCCCGGGGCGACGCCGACACCGGTGGGGGACGCAGCGACACGTGGCACGGCGAGCGACGCGGCGACGGGGGCAGGGACGAAGGGGGCGGCGACGACGGGGGCGGCGGCGCGCGTGACGGTCCACATCGTCGGGGAGGTCGAGCGCCCGGGGGTCGTGACGTTGCCTGCGGGCTCGCGGGTGGACGACGCGCTCGATCAGGCGGGTGGCGCAACCTCCGAGGCCGACCTGACGGGCGTCAACCTGGCCCGGCCACTCGTCGACGGTGAGCAGGTCGTCGTGCCCGCGCCGGGGGAGCGGGTCGTGGGGGCGCCCGGGGCGGGCACCGGAGCAGCATCGGGCGGCGCGGGGGCTGCAGGGGCGGGTGGCGCAGGGGTGGGTGACGCAGGCGCGGGCGGCGCCGCTGCGGAGCTGGTCAACCTCAACACGGCCGACCTGGCCACCCTCGAGACGCTGCCCGGCGTCGGGCCGGTGCTCGCGCAGCGGATCCTCGACTGGCGCACCGAGCACGGGCAGTTCACCGCCGTCGAGGAGCTCGGTGAGGTCAGTGGCATCGGGGACAAGATCTATGCGCAGCTCTCGCCCAAGGTCACCGTGTGA
- a CDS encoding DegV family protein: MNIAVVTDSTASLPHELRTEHGIVVVPLHLVVDGQEQVEGDDVGTDWVVDALRRKVDISTSRPAPVSFLRAYEQAAKGGADAIISVHLSAAMSGTADSARSAALESPVPVHVVDSRTIGMAVGFAAVSASRDAAAGRDVDDVLERLERRLDASSVRLLVHSLERLRRGGRIGGAAALLGSALAVKPVLHVQDGQVEPLERVRTASKAIARLQALTVENHDNLPEWAGGVDIAVQHVDAGERAQGLARTLADALSTKVETTRLSATVASHVGLGTIGVAMVPRIAD; this comes from the coding sequence GTGAATATCGCCGTCGTCACCGACTCGACCGCCTCGCTGCCGCACGAGCTGCGCACCGAGCACGGGATCGTCGTCGTGCCCCTCCACCTCGTCGTCGACGGGCAGGAGCAGGTCGAGGGTGACGACGTGGGCACCGACTGGGTCGTCGACGCGCTGCGCCGCAAGGTCGACATCTCCACCTCGCGACCGGCTCCCGTCAGCTTCCTGCGGGCCTACGAGCAGGCGGCGAAGGGGGGAGCCGACGCGATCATCTCCGTGCACCTGAGCGCCGCGATGTCGGGGACGGCCGACTCCGCGCGCTCGGCGGCACTGGAGTCGCCGGTGCCGGTGCACGTCGTCGACTCGCGGACGATCGGGATGGCGGTCGGATTCGCCGCCGTGTCGGCCAGTCGGGATGCAGCGGCCGGGCGCGATGTCGACGACGTGCTGGAGCGCCTGGAGCGGCGCCTGGACGCGTCCTCGGTGCGGCTGCTCGTGCACAGTCTCGAGCGGTTGCGCAGAGGCGGTCGCATCGGCGGCGCCGCGGCACTGCTCGGGTCGGCCCTCGCGGTCAAGCCGGTCCTGCACGTGCAGGACGGCCAGGTCGAGCCGCTGGAGCGGGTGCGCACGGCCAGCAAGGCGATCGCCCGGCTGCAGGCCCTCACCGTGGAGAACCACGACAACCTGCCCGAGTGGGCAGGGGGCGTCGACATCGCCGTGCAGCACGTCGACGCGGGCGAGCGGGCGCAGGGCCTGGCGCGCACCCTGGCCGATGCCCTGAGCACCAAGGTGGAGACCACCCGGCTGAGCGCGACGGTCGCCTCGCACGTCGGTCTCGGGACGATCGGCGTCGCCATGGTCCCGCGCATCGCCGACTGA
- a CDS encoding carboxymuconolactone decarboxylase family protein — MSTTPRLPYLDKTVPEAWKALNALALKVAAAAEAAGLERETIELMNVRISQLNGCSYCLDMHTRLAIEAGATVQRIAQLPAWRESAVFDSVECAVLDVAEVTTTLPDPQARGEALAAARQLLGDETFAAVEWAAVTMNAFNRVSILSEHPVRLRS, encoded by the coding sequence ATGTCCACGACACCGCGCCTGCCGTATCTCGACAAGACCGTGCCAGAGGCGTGGAAGGCGCTCAACGCCCTCGCGCTCAAGGTCGCCGCCGCGGCCGAGGCCGCCGGCCTGGAGCGCGAGACGATCGAGCTGATGAATGTGCGGATCTCGCAGCTCAACGGCTGCTCGTACTGCCTCGACATGCACACCCGCCTGGCCATCGAGGCCGGCGCGACGGTCCAGCGCATCGCCCAGCTGCCGGCATGGCGCGAGTCCGCCGTCTTCGACAGCGTGGAGTGCGCAGTCCTCGACGTCGCCGAGGTGACGACGACGCTCCCCGACCCGCAGGCGCGCGGCGAGGCGCTCGCCGCGGCCCGGCAGCTGCTCGGTGACGAGACCTTCGCGGCCGTCGAGTGGGCGGCCGTGACGATGAATGCCTTCAACCGGGTGTCGATCCTCAGCGAGCACCCGGTGCGCCTGCGGTCGTGA